One Loxodonta africana isolate mLoxAfr1 chromosome 4, mLoxAfr1.hap2, whole genome shotgun sequence genomic region harbors:
- the LOC100665298 gene encoding olfactory receptor 6C2-like: MRNGTVTSFILLGLTDDPQLQVLIFIFLFLTYMLSITGNLTIITLTFVDSHLKTPMYFFLKNFSFLEISFTSACIPRYLYNIATGNKVITYNACMSQVFFTDICGTTEFFLLAAMSYDRYVAICKPLHYMTIVSSRVCRILITCCWMAGFCVIFPLIHLCLNLEFCNSNVLDHFACDAFPLVKISCSDTWIIEQTVIISAVLTLNMTLTCVVLSYGSIIRTIFRFRSVHQRKKAFSTCSSHMIVVSITYGTCIFIYMNPTAKEEVTINKLVSLLISSVSPTLNPFIYTLRNNQVKKAFKGSFERLAMLSTK, translated from the coding sequence ATGAGAAACGGCACAGTAACATCATTCATTCTGCTGGGACTGACTGATGACCCTCAGCTGCAGGTTCTGAtttttatctttctctttctcacctACATGTTGAGTATAACTGGGAACCTGACCATCATCACCCTCACCTTTGTGGATTCCCACCTGAAAACACCTATgtactttttcttaaaaaatttttcctTCTTGGAGATCTCATTCACCTCTGCTTGTATTCCTAGATACTTGTATAACATAGCAACAGGTAATAAGGTCATTACCTATAATGCCTGTATGAGCCAAGTGTTTTTTACCGACATTTGTGGAACAACAGAATTTTTCCTCCTGGCCGCCATGTcctatgatcgctatgtggccatctgcaaacccTTGCATTACATGACCATTGTGAGCAGCAGAGTCTGCAGGATTCTCATTACCTGTTGTTGGATGGCTGGTTTCTGTGTAATATTCCCACTAATACACCTTTGTTTAAATCTGGAGTTTTGTAATTCTAATGTGCTTGACCATTTTGCCTGTGATGCATTTCCCCTTGTGAAAATCTCATGCTCGGACACATGGATTATAGAACAGACTGTTATCATCTCTGCTGTGCTGACCCTAAATATGACTCTTACTTGTGTAGTTCTGTCATATGGTAGCATCATCAGGACAATATTTAGATTCCGCTCTGTCCACCAAAGGAAAAAAGCCTTTTcaacttgttcttcccacatgattgtgGTTTCCATTACCTATGGCACGTGCATTTTCATCTATATGAATCCAACAGCAAAGGAAGAAGTGACCATTAATAAATTGGTTTCACTGCTTATTTCTTCTGTTTCCCCAACTTTGAACCCATTTATTTATACCCTGAGGAATAATCAAGTTAAGAAAGCTTTCAAGGGCTCATTTGAAAGGCTTGCAATGCTCTCAactaagtaa